One window of the Thermococcus sp. P6 genome contains the following:
- a CDS encoding TldD/PmbA family protein produces the protein MELLEFAVEKALELGASYAEARFEEKKGTSLTMKNGNPEGLSVTADKGIGIRVLVEGGMGFASTNVLTTENVATAVKKAVKLAKAASKVRKEPIVFSDEYFHSVKYKVRMRKDFRDFSPEEKLELLKKIEEDVKETGVNVPMRYLSYSDMVWEKKILHSDGAFIESKIPRVSVTYNLVVFENGQMEQAPFVQRAFSGGLELIEKDEPWKWAVKDVQALKRLIYEGKKPPEGKVDVVISPEVAGIAVHESVGHPYEADRIFGREAAQAGESFVKPDMLGERIGSDAVTVIEDPTIPNSWGFYLYDDEGVKARPRYLIRNGIITEFLTNREYAAKLGLHSNASARAINYNREPIVRMANTYLAPGDHSFEELIEDVKLGVYMVSFNEWNIDDRRYQQRYIGREAYLIENGEIKHPVRRPILEITTRGLWSSVDAVGKEVEFYPGTCGKGEPGQGVPVWMGGAPARLRGIPLRRP, from the coding sequence ATGGAGCTTCTGGAGTTTGCGGTGGAAAAGGCCCTCGAGCTGGGCGCTTCCTACGCGGAGGCCCGGTTTGAGGAGAAGAAGGGCACTTCTCTGACGATGAAGAACGGCAACCCCGAGGGGCTGAGCGTAACGGCCGATAAGGGCATTGGAATAAGGGTTCTCGTTGAGGGAGGAATGGGTTTCGCAAGCACGAACGTTCTAACGACCGAAAACGTTGCCACTGCCGTTAAAAAGGCGGTTAAGCTCGCAAAGGCGGCATCGAAGGTAAGGAAAGAGCCCATAGTCTTCTCCGATGAGTACTTTCATTCCGTCAAGTACAAGGTCAGGATGAGGAAGGACTTCCGCGACTTCTCGCCGGAGGAGAAGCTTGAACTCCTCAAGAAGATCGAGGAGGACGTCAAAGAAACCGGGGTAAACGTGCCCATGCGCTATCTGAGTTACTCTGACATGGTGTGGGAGAAGAAGATACTCCACAGCGACGGTGCCTTCATAGAGAGCAAGATCCCGAGGGTTTCGGTAACCTACAACCTCGTCGTCTTCGAGAACGGCCAGATGGAGCAGGCTCCCTTCGTCCAGAGGGCCTTCTCCGGTGGGCTGGAGCTCATAGAGAAGGACGAGCCGTGGAAGTGGGCCGTAAAGGACGTTCAGGCCCTGAAAAGGCTGATCTACGAGGGGAAGAAGCCACCCGAGGGAAAGGTTGACGTGGTCATAAGCCCGGAGGTGGCGGGCATAGCGGTTCATGAGAGCGTTGGGCACCCCTACGAAGCCGACAGGATCTTCGGCAGGGAGGCCGCTCAGGCAGGGGAGAGCTTCGTAAAGCCGGACATGCTCGGGGAGAGGATAGGTAGCGATGCCGTTACGGTGATTGAAGACCCGACGATACCGAACAGCTGGGGTTTCTACCTCTACGATGATGAAGGCGTCAAAGCCCGCCCGAGGTACCTCATCAGGAACGGGATAATCACCGAGTTCCTCACCAACAGGGAGTACGCCGCGAAGCTCGGGTTGCACTCCAATGCCTCGGCGAGGGCGATAAACTACAACCGCGAGCCCATAGTCAGGATGGCCAACACCTACCTCGCACCCGGGGACCACTCCTTCGAGGAGCTGATCGAGGACGTGAAGCTCGGCGTCTACATGGTCTCCTTCAACGAGTGGAACATCGACGACCGCAGGTATCAGCAGCGCTACATAGGAAGGGAGGCCTACCTCATCGAGAACGGCGAGATAAAGCACCCGGTGAGGAGACCGATCCTCGAGATAACCACGAGGGGACTGTGGAGCAGCGTCGATGCCGTTGGGAAGGAGGTGGAGTTCTACCCCGGAACCTGCGGCAAGGGCGAACCCGGTCAGGGCGTTCCCGTCTGGATGGGCGGGGCACCGGCGAGACTCAGGGGGATACCCCTCAGGAGGCCGTGA
- a CDS encoding TldD/PmbA family protein — protein MFDVNEFILKKAKELGFGDVVVLSHETERRQVRFANNEITVAKNWHSRKVDLFVELGKRVAGTSITELSEENIERTLETLLSNMKGMAPKEDYYGIAEGPFEYRDIPETFDKAIVELDEPNEYVEVAINSALEEGARRVAGVLYTDHNRLYLTTSNGVEAFDEGTGIEISVRAFVGDLESGHGTSSSRILRGFDPEGAGRKAGEIAKLARNPEQGPEGRFDVIFDPLAFANLLSYMSFMTSAYAVEAGFSFLVNKLNQKVAAEGVTIKDIGNMPNGYGTRKFDDEGVPTRETTIIEKGELKTYLLNTSMARKYKKQTTANAGLIMPHAWNIYLEPGDHTREELFEGVKKGIYITNVWYTRFQNYVTGDFSTIPRDGIFLVERGELKPIRNIRVSDNLQRILQGITALTKESHHVHWWEVNTPVTTPYVLVRDVGITRATK, from the coding sequence ATGTTCGACGTTAACGAGTTCATCCTTAAGAAGGCGAAGGAGCTGGGTTTTGGCGATGTTGTCGTCCTGTCCCACGAGACCGAGCGGAGGCAGGTCCGCTTTGCCAACAACGAGATAACCGTTGCCAAGAACTGGCATTCCAGAAAGGTGGATCTCTTCGTCGAGCTTGGGAAGCGCGTCGCCGGAACGAGCATCACCGAGCTGAGCGAGGAGAACATAGAACGCACCCTCGAGACCCTGCTGAGCAACATGAAGGGCATGGCGCCCAAGGAGGACTACTACGGGATAGCCGAGGGTCCCTTTGAATACAGGGACATTCCCGAGACCTTCGATAAGGCCATAGTGGAGCTGGACGAGCCGAACGAGTACGTGGAGGTGGCTATAAACTCGGCCCTCGAGGAGGGGGCCAGGAGGGTGGCGGGTGTGCTCTACACCGACCACAACAGGCTTTACCTGACCACGAGCAACGGCGTCGAGGCCTTCGACGAGGGAACGGGGATAGAGATAAGCGTCCGCGCCTTCGTCGGCGACCTCGAGAGCGGGCACGGGACGAGCTCATCGAGAATTCTCAGGGGTTTCGATCCAGAGGGAGCGGGAAGGAAGGCCGGTGAGATAGCCAAACTCGCCCGGAACCCCGAGCAGGGGCCGGAGGGAAGGTTTGACGTGATCTTCGACCCGCTGGCCTTTGCGAACCTTCTGAGCTACATGAGCTTCATGACCTCCGCCTATGCCGTTGAAGCTGGCTTCAGCTTCCTTGTTAACAAGCTCAACCAGAAGGTCGCCGCGGAGGGAGTCACGATAAAGGACATCGGCAACATGCCCAACGGCTACGGAACGAGGAAGTTCGACGACGAGGGCGTGCCCACGAGGGAAACCACCATCATCGAGAAGGGAGAGCTCAAAACCTACCTCCTGAACACGAGCATGGCGAGGAAGTACAAAAAGCAGACCACGGCGAACGCGGGCCTCATAATGCCCCACGCGTGGAACATCTACCTCGAGCCCGGTGACCACACCCGGGAGGAGCTCTTCGAGGGCGTGAAGAAGGGCATATACATCACCAACGTCTGGTACACCCGCTTCCAGAACTACGTTACCGGAGACTTCTCGACCATTCCGAGGGACGGGATATTCCTCGTGGAGAGGGGCGAGCTGAAGCCGATAAGGAACATACGCGTCAGCGACAACCTCCAGAGAATCCTTCAGGGGATAACCGCCCTGACGAAGGAGAGCCATCACGTCCACTGGTGGGAAGTGAACACGCCTGTAACGACGCCCTACGTTCTCGTGAGGGACGTTGGGATAACGAGGGCCACGAAATGA
- a CDS encoding ABC transporter ATP-binding protein, which yields MIVKARNLTKRFGSVVALDSIDLEIPGGLTVIVGPNGGGKSTFLKIATGAYRASAGTIEVLGRDPWRDEEIKKLLGVSFDPPALPPLRTGREWLEYISRARGGNGRDVTEAAETFGVKGFIDKRMRDYSAGMRKRVSLVQAFVGNPELVFLDEPLANLDLEGMKNVVEIIRWKREEGLNLVVISHIWRPFLDIADYAVFIAAGRVQASGNPGEVLPLIEGAFPL from the coding sequence ATGATAGTGAAAGCCCGAAACCTCACCAAGCGCTTCGGTAGCGTCGTCGCCCTCGATTCCATTGATCTCGAGATCCCGGGCGGTCTGACGGTGATAGTGGGCCCCAACGGGGGCGGGAAATCGACATTTCTGAAGATAGCGACCGGAGCATATAGGGCCAGTGCTGGAACCATCGAGGTTCTGGGGAGGGATCCCTGGAGGGACGAGGAGATAAAGAAGTTGCTGGGGGTCTCCTTTGATCCGCCTGCGCTACCCCCATTGAGAACCGGGAGGGAGTGGCTGGAGTACATATCCAGGGCGAGGGGCGGGAACGGACGGGACGTCACGGAGGCCGCGGAGACCTTTGGGGTCAAAGGGTTCATAGACAAGAGGATGAGGGATTACTCTGCGGGGATGAGAAAGAGGGTTAGCTTGGTCCAGGCATTCGTTGGAAACCCCGAGTTGGTTTTCCTCGACGAGCCGCTGGCGAACCTCGACCTCGAGGGCATGAAGAACGTCGTTGAGATTATTCGGTGGAAGCGCGAGGAAGGCCTTAACCTTGTCGTTATCTCCCACATCTGGCGTCCCTTCTTGGATATCGCGGATTACGCGGTCTTCATAGCCGCAGGAAGGGTTCAGGCTTCGGGCAACCCGGGGGAGGTTCTTCCACTGATTGAGGGAGCTTTCCCACTGTGA
- a CDS encoding PEGA domain-containing protein: MEMKEGAILIGAMFLLSIVAGGAGAVSKGDYGILIVDSNSSVLIPERGLNFTAPAWVELPASKDGENYTAVIRVNGMEVKIPVRVKEGLTTIVKLDEEELMKAIISDGANPSELEFGESVTLPPKLPGSQWVPECGVATYGPVKGNGPPFEVAKVSGEPGYFLLFNNTPFKVCNEYEVDEIKVHDDSCGVVGHRLNWTSYVPKYMMADVDSDPPDSAILIFGASLMVLRTPLTLSLPVINESVHGYGFDFTGNRVDFEVKPIEEYPITITSNITSFNGLAPRVSFIVKPSPEKRIRISVNFTRILDAVNLRVVYGIPPEYRNLPNGMNETHGGTPQNNENEEGNIGNETFVTPTPENATLIIETHPKEVEVYVDGNPVCRGGCTLNLTPGEHGVEGRAMGFVKWSKSVVLSPGERVTLNVTLLPYPRFRVVSVPEGAELFVDGKPLNCTTPCNVTLTPGTHELVFKKEGFRDYKTRVEVHAGDSGVIPVSLTDLSGRRYSLDPRIKGGNQNEEIQKKEATKGLSLSPTTAYVLGGLLILGAGLLVARKL, translated from the coding sequence ATGGAGATGAAAGAGGGTGCGATCCTGATAGGGGCAATGTTCCTGCTGTCCATCGTGGCCGGTGGTGCTGGTGCAGTTTCAAAGGGCGATTATGGAATACTCATCGTGGATTCCAACTCAAGCGTCCTCATCCCGGAGAGGGGGCTGAACTTCACGGCGCCGGCGTGGGTGGAGCTTCCGGCTTCGAAGGATGGTGAGAACTACACAGCGGTAATAAGGGTAAACGGGATGGAAGTAAAGATTCCAGTTCGGGTAAAAGAAGGGCTTACCACGATAGTTAAGCTGGATGAAGAGGAGCTTATGAAGGCAATCATATCCGACGGCGCTAACCCCTCTGAACTGGAGTTCGGAGAATCTGTTACCCTCCCACCGAAACTTCCGGGATCCCAGTGGGTACCGGAATGTGGTGTGGCAACGTACGGACCGGTTAAGGGCAATGGACCACCCTTTGAAGTCGCGAAAGTTTCTGGCGAACCCGGCTACTTCTTGCTGTTCAACAACACGCCCTTCAAGGTATGCAATGAATATGAGGTGGATGAGATTAAGGTTCACGATGACAGCTGCGGGGTAGTGGGGCACCGGCTCAACTGGACCAGCTATGTTCCGAAGTACATGATGGCCGACGTGGACTCGGACCCCCCGGATTCTGCGATTTTGATCTTCGGGGCGAGTCTCATGGTGCTGAGAACACCCCTAACCCTCTCGTTACCCGTCATCAACGAGAGCGTCCATGGGTACGGCTTTGATTTCACAGGAAATCGGGTGGATTTCGAGGTAAAACCGATCGAAGAGTACCCTATAACGATTACCTCGAACATCACCTCCTTCAACGGCCTCGCCCCCCGCGTGAGCTTCATAGTGAAACCCTCCCCAGAAAAGAGAATCAGAATAAGCGTCAACTTCACCCGGATTCTGGATGCCGTAAACCTCAGAGTCGTTTACGGGATACCCCCCGAATACAGGAACCTTCCCAACGGGATGAACGAAACCCACGGAGGAACGCCGCAGAATAATGAGAATGAAGAAGGGAACATAGGAAACGAAACCTTCGTAACTCCGACACCCGAGAACGCGACGCTCATTATTGAGACTCATCCGAAAGAGGTGGAGGTTTACGTGGATGGGAATCCAGTTTGCAGGGGCGGTTGTACTTTGAACCTCACTCCAGGGGAGCACGGGGTTGAGGGACGTGCCATGGGCTTCGTGAAGTGGAGCAAGAGCGTGGTGCTCTCACCTGGTGAGCGCGTAACCCTGAACGTGACCCTGCTACCATATCCAAGGTTCCGCGTGGTTTCGGTGCCCGAAGGAGCGGAGCTTTTCGTCGACGGAAAGCCCTTGAACTGCACCACCCCCTGCAACGTAACCCTCACCCCAGGAACGCACGAGCTGGTCTTCAAGAAAGAGGGTTTCAGGGATTACAAAACCAGAGTTGAGGTCCATGCAGGGGATAGCGGGGTTATTCCCGTATCGCTGACTGACCTGAGCGGCAGAAGGTACTCGCTGGATCCCCGGATAAAGGGAGGAAATCAAAACGAAGAAATCCAGAAAAAGGAAGCCACAAAGGGACTCTCCCTGTCTCCCACAACCGCCTACGTGCTTGGAGGCCTCTTGATCCTCGGAGCCGGCCTGCTGGTCGCCCGAAAACTATGA